From a region of the Ovis aries strain OAR_USU_Benz2616 breed Rambouillet chromosome 2, ARS-UI_Ramb_v3.0, whole genome shotgun sequence genome:
- the LOC132659217 gene encoding uncharacterized protein LOC132659217 isoform X4, translating into MPRRKQTASTLNAGERDPEPGAPTKCCSWDHPSWRSGPGQLESVQRCHGHAESKETVASIQSHRGSSQEDSSRGSPLPGLISHGTLVCAFCSHWMLPCLSVSVETSIAAAAAAAAVTLVCQTQPPSSCGHCLQIQVQVHLRVYRLSRG; encoded by the exons CTGGAGAGAGAGACCCGGAACCTGGTGCTCCAACCAAATGCTGTAGCTGGGACCATCCATCTTGGAGAAGCGGTCCAGGCCAACTGGAAAGTGTCCAGAGGTGCCACGGCCACGCTGAGTCCAAGGAAACAGTGGCGAGCATCCAGAGTcacaggggcagcagccaagaagATAGTTCCCGAGGTTCACCTTTGCCTGGCCTCATTTCCCACGGCACTCTGGTTTGTGCCTTCTGCTCACACTGGATGCTGCCTTGCCTTTCA GTTTCAGTGGAGACTtccatagcagcagcagcagcagcagcagcagtcaccctGGTGTGTCAAACCCAGCCTCCAtcttcctgtggccactgtcttCAAATCCAGGTTCAAGTACACCTGAGGGTCTACAGACTTTCAAGGGGGTAA
- the LOC132659217 gene encoding uncharacterized protein LOC132659217 isoform X1 has translation MWQGKSVTPGHLPFQEAEPLQMPQKEKPALPHMALQWPPPWTSELWLLLLDGCPQPWREHGCEDLKGSHLSPRKQEEDKSPSASGERDPEPGAPTKCCSWDHPSWRSGPGQLESVQRCHGHAESKETVASIQSHRGSSQEDSSRGSPLPGLISHGTLVCAFCSHWMLPCLSVSVETSIAAAAAAAAVTLVCQTQPPSSCGHCLQIQVQVHLRVYRLSRG, from the exons ATGTGGCAGGGGAAGAGTGTGACCCCAGGTCACCTTCCCTTTCAGGAAGCTGAGCCCCTCCAGATGCCTCAGAAAGAGAAACCAGCACTTCCCCACATGGCTCTTCAGTGGCCGCCACCCTGGACATCGGAgctgtggcttctcctgctgGATGGATGCCCACAGCCCTGGAGAGAGCACGGATGTGAGGACTTGAAAGGCTCCCACTTATCACCGAGGAAGCAGGAGGAGGACAAGAGCCCCTCTGCCT CTGGAGAGAGAGACCCGGAACCTGGTGCTCCAACCAAATGCTGTAGCTGGGACCATCCATCTTGGAGAAGCGGTCCAGGCCAACTGGAAAGTGTCCAGAGGTGCCACGGCCACGCTGAGTCCAAGGAAACAGTGGCGAGCATCCAGAGTcacaggggcagcagccaagaagATAGTTCCCGAGGTTCACCTTTGCCTGGCCTCATTTCCCACGGCACTCTGGTTTGTGCCTTCTGCTCACACTGGATGCTGCCTTGCCTTTCA GTTTCAGTGGAGACTtccatagcagcagcagcagcagcagcagcagtcaccctGGTGTGTCAAACCCAGCCTCCAtcttcctgtggccactgtcttCAAATCCAGGTTCAAGTACACCTGAGGGTCTACAGACTTTCAAGGGGGTAA
- the LOC132659217 gene encoding uncharacterized protein LOC132659217 isoform X5, translating into MLAGERDPEPGAPTKCCSWDHPSWRSGPGQLESVQRCHGHAESKETVASIQSHRGSSQEDSSRGSPLPGLISHGTLVCAFCSHWMLPCLSVSVETSIAAAAAAAAVTLVCQTQPPSSCGHCLQIQVQVHLRVYRLSRG; encoded by the exons ATGTTGG CTGGAGAGAGAGACCCGGAACCTGGTGCTCCAACCAAATGCTGTAGCTGGGACCATCCATCTTGGAGAAGCGGTCCAGGCCAACTGGAAAGTGTCCAGAGGTGCCACGGCCACGCTGAGTCCAAGGAAACAGTGGCGAGCATCCAGAGTcacaggggcagcagccaagaagATAGTTCCCGAGGTTCACCTTTGCCTGGCCTCATTTCCCACGGCACTCTGGTTTGTGCCTTCTGCTCACACTGGATGCTGCCTTGCCTTTCA GTTTCAGTGGAGACTtccatagcagcagcagcagcagcagcagcagtcaccctGGTGTGTCAAACCCAGCCTCCAtcttcctgtggccactgtcttCAAATCCAGGTTCAAGTACACCTGAGGGTCTACAGACTTTCAAGGGGGTAA
- the LOC132659217 gene encoding uncharacterized protein LOC132659217 isoform X2, whose protein sequence is MWQGKSVTPGHLPFQEAEPLQMPQKEKPALPHMALQWPPPWTSELWLLLLDGCPQPWREHGCEDLKGSHLSPRKQEEDKSPSASGERDPEPGAPTKCCSWDHPSWRSGPGQLESVQRCHGHAESKETVASIQSHRGSSQEDSSRGSPLPGLISHGTLVCAFCSHWMLPCLSTPDLLDNKYLLF, encoded by the exons ATGTGGCAGGGGAAGAGTGTGACCCCAGGTCACCTTCCCTTTCAGGAAGCTGAGCCCCTCCAGATGCCTCAGAAAGAGAAACCAGCACTTCCCCACATGGCTCTTCAGTGGCCGCCACCCTGGACATCGGAgctgtggcttctcctgctgGATGGATGCCCACAGCCCTGGAGAGAGCACGGATGTGAGGACTTGAAAGGCTCCCACTTATCACCGAGGAAGCAGGAGGAGGACAAGAGCCCCTCTGCCT CTGGAGAGAGAGACCCGGAACCTGGTGCTCCAACCAAATGCTGTAGCTGGGACCATCCATCTTGGAGAAGCGGTCCAGGCCAACTGGAAAGTGTCCAGAGGTGCCACGGCCACGCTGAGTCCAAGGAAACAGTGGCGAGCATCCAGAGTcacaggggcagcagccaagaagATAGTTCCCGAGGTTCACCTTTGCCTGGCCTCATTTCCCACGGCACTCTGGTTTGTGCCTTCTGCTCACACTGGATGCTGCCTTGCCTTTCA ACTCCAGATCTGTtggacaataaatatttgttgttctaA
- the LOC132659217 gene encoding uncharacterized protein LOC132659217 isoform X3 yields the protein MFCQGIEAVAFRRQFTATKSGHNIPADAKSLVSGASAGERDPEPGAPTKCCSWDHPSWRSGPGQLESVQRCHGHAESKETVASIQSHRGSSQEDSSRGSPLPGLISHGTLVCAFCSHWMLPCLSVSVETSIAAAAAAAAVTLVCQTQPPSSCGHCLQIQVQVHLRVYRLSRG from the exons ATGTTCTGCCAAGGAATAGAGGCCGTTGCATTCCGAAGACAATTCACAGCAACAAAGTCTGGGCACAACATTCCTGCTGATGCCAAGAGTCTTGTGTCTGGAGCTTCCG CTGGAGAGAGAGACCCGGAACCTGGTGCTCCAACCAAATGCTGTAGCTGGGACCATCCATCTTGGAGAAGCGGTCCAGGCCAACTGGAAAGTGTCCAGAGGTGCCACGGCCACGCTGAGTCCAAGGAAACAGTGGCGAGCATCCAGAGTcacaggggcagcagccaagaagATAGTTCCCGAGGTTCACCTTTGCCTGGCCTCATTTCCCACGGCACTCTGGTTTGTGCCTTCTGCTCACACTGGATGCTGCCTTGCCTTTCA GTTTCAGTGGAGACTtccatagcagcagcagcagcagcagcagcagtcaccctGGTGTGTCAAACCCAGCCTCCAtcttcctgtggccactgtcttCAAATCCAGGTTCAAGTACACCTGAGGGTCTACAGACTTTCAAGGGGGTAA